A segment of the Candidatus Woesearchaeota archaeon genome:
ACGTACCTTTGAGAATTGTAGAAATATGCTATTTCAAATAAAGTACCGATAAGAATTTTTTATGTGCCTCAGCACGGGTATTATTATCACTTTTGAACAGTTCTTCACGCGCTTGGATAAGATTATCAAGCAATTTTATCGTTGAAACTGGTTCCGATTTATTGCCCAGAATAATTGGTTTAATAGTTAATGATTCACGTTTCAATAAGGGAGATTCTTTGGTTATGTTTTCCATGATATGTTATAACTAGAGGTGTTATATAAAAGTTATCCCCCAGAGGCACAATCCAATTTGTAAGTGATATTGCGAAAAGTGCCACCATCTTTTTTGCGAGGCTTATCTGATGTTTCATCAAATGCTATCCGAGGTTCCAGAGAGGATAGCATCTTCCATAACAAACATCTACAGCCGAGCCGATGGTGGTTGCTGAGTGAAACGAACGCAACTAGGAAAATAGTGATTTTCCCCCTAAATAATTATGTTAATACATAAGGAATAATCTTCTCAACAATCAATAGAATAATCCCAAACCCCGCCATTATACCATACACTATTTTATTCCAATCGAGGATTTTAACACCATCAAAATTCCCAAAGGGTAGGAGATTAAATAACCCAAGCCAGCTGTTAATCATAAAGCCATACAAGAATAATAATCCTGTTGATGGAAACATAAGGAAAAGAGCTAAGAATAATAGGGCAAGCACATAGTTTGTTAGAGGACCTGCTAAGCTTATCTTACCATTTATTTCCCGTGTAATGGAATAACCTGTAATCATCACAGCACCAGGCGCTGCGAAAATAAAACCTCCAAATGATAATGCTATTGCCAAGCCAAGCATCATATAATCTGCTCTGAATTCTGCCCAACAATCATAATATTGCGCTACCATTTTATGCGCTAATTCATGGAGCAAAAATCCAGAACCAACTGCAACTACTGCAATAATAAAAGCAGAGAGGAAACTTCCTGTTGATCCCATGAGAAGAATGGTAAATGCTATGCTTAATCCTAACCATGCAAGTACAAGATCTTGCAGTTCTTTTTTTGAAGTTTTACATCGAAACAATGGTTTGCTTAAAGTAGTATTGTGAAGGTTATGCATAGTAATTTAGGGGTGGTATTGGTTTATAAATTATTCTGCGAAGAATAACTACCAGCATAGCACCAAAAACTTCATTCAAGACAGAGCCTGCAAAGAAAATAGAAGAAAATTAAAAAAAATAATTTTATTGCGCGCTTTTAACAACTAGATATAAGCCTGTTAAC
Coding sequences within it:
- a CDS encoding metalloprotease; the protein is MHNLHNTTLSKPLFRCKTSKKELQDLVLAWLGLSIAFTILLMGSTGSFLSAFIIAVVAVGSGFLLHELAHKMVAQYYDCWAEFRADYMMLGLAIALSFGGFIFAAPGAVMITGYSITREINGKISLAGPLTNYVLALLFLALFLMFPSTGLLFLYGFMINSWLGLFNLLPFGNFDGVKILDWNKIVYGIMAGFGIILLIVEKIIPYVLT